The following coding sequences are from one Paenibacillus sp. JDR-2 window:
- a CDS encoding alpha-mannosidase, whose product MPSSKRIVHVISHTHWDREWYMPYEAHHVKLIETMDTLLQTFESDPEFRSFYLDGQTIVLDDYLQVYPEKREQIQKLCDEGKLSLGPWYILQDEFLTSSEANVRNLQIGHRDAAKFGPISKLGYFPDSFGNMGQAAQLLKQAGIDTAVFGRGVKATGFNNRVDDSGLESPFSELVWQSPDGSSVLGILFANWYNNGMEIPVDPDQAKPYWEHRLARAEQFASTRHLLLMNGCDHQPVQTNLSEALRVARELFPDYEFVHSNFDDYVQAVETERPDTLSVTRGELRGQQTDGWYSLVNTASARVYIKQLNQQNQTLLEKVAEPLAAAAHQLGKPYPHGLMQYAWKTLMQNHPHDSICGCSVDEVYDEMKTRFAKSMEVGKRLTEESVRFISSKINTSSFAAYSADAVPFAVFNTSGYEGSSVVTLELEFAHRFFDQSEDPVAIAAELKARTFGEGYLVHADGAAIPHTALDLGVRFGYELPGDKFRQPYMARAVRLTFEAEKLPQLGYQTFAWIPSLGGTDAGKAGSNEEKTLLSGSRVIENRHLKLTVEDDGSYAVYHKASGHTFNGLGVYENVGDIGNEYIFKQPIGDKAITTKGLKAAIRVALDTPYRASIEITHSLAIPASADERLAQEIGTMVEFRNRKAGRSAELAPLVIVTKLSLDRNGKGVRVHATINNGSRDHRLRVLMPSDAEGSTHFADSIFEVAERQTVPSAVWENPSNCQHLQTFIDVHDKERGLTAAGKGLNEYEVLQDGRNTIALTLLRCVGELGDWGVFHTPDAQCLGANVAEWMIIPYGGENERFDAYREAYRFPVPLTTVGARLQEGELPLSEQFLAWNGDGLAFSSLKINEERGDLMARWYNLSGEPTTLAVQPNSAAETYLSSIMEDAASETEGSKIPVEGFKIVTVGIKS is encoded by the coding sequence ATGCCGTCTTCCAAGCGCATTGTTCATGTCATCTCTCATACCCACTGGGACCGGGAATGGTATATGCCGTATGAAGCCCATCACGTCAAGCTGATCGAGACGATGGATACGCTGCTCCAAACCTTCGAATCCGATCCGGAATTCCGAAGCTTTTATCTTGACGGGCAGACGATTGTTCTCGACGATTATTTGCAAGTGTACCCGGAGAAACGGGAGCAAATCCAGAAGCTATGCGATGAGGGCAAGCTCTCTCTTGGCCCTTGGTATATTCTGCAGGACGAATTTCTGACGAGCAGCGAAGCGAATGTGCGCAACCTGCAAATCGGTCACCGCGACGCGGCAAAATTCGGGCCGATCTCGAAGCTTGGCTATTTCCCCGATTCCTTCGGCAATATGGGTCAGGCCGCGCAGCTTCTGAAGCAGGCCGGCATTGATACGGCTGTCTTTGGCCGGGGCGTCAAAGCGACCGGATTTAATAACCGGGTAGACGACTCGGGACTGGAATCGCCGTTCTCCGAGCTGGTCTGGCAGTCGCCTGACGGCTCCAGCGTGCTTGGTATCCTGTTTGCCAACTGGTATAACAACGGCATGGAAATTCCGGTTGATCCGGATCAAGCCAAGCCTTATTGGGAGCATCGTCTGGCTCGTGCCGAGCAGTTCGCGTCCACCCGGCATTTGCTTCTGATGAACGGCTGCGACCATCAGCCGGTACAGACCAATCTATCCGAAGCGCTGCGCGTGGCGCGGGAGCTGTTCCCGGATTATGAATTTGTTCATTCCAATTTCGACGATTACGTACAGGCGGTTGAGACCGAGCGGCCGGATACGCTTAGCGTCACGCGCGGCGAGCTTCGAGGTCAGCAGACCGACGGCTGGTACTCCCTCGTAAACACCGCGTCCGCCCGCGTCTATATTAAGCAGCTGAATCAGCAAAATCAGACGCTGCTCGAAAAAGTAGCCGAACCGCTTGCCGCGGCCGCGCATCAGCTCGGCAAGCCTTACCCGCATGGCCTGATGCAATATGCCTGGAAAACCTTGATGCAGAACCATCCTCATGACAGCATCTGCGGCTGCAGCGTGGATGAGGTCTACGACGAGATGAAGACGCGCTTCGCCAAAAGCATGGAAGTTGGCAAACGGCTGACGGAAGAAAGCGTCCGGTTCATCAGCTCCAAGATCAATACCTCCTCCTTCGCAGCGTACAGTGCGGATGCCGTGCCTTTTGCCGTTTTTAATACAAGCGGCTACGAAGGCTCATCCGTTGTAACGCTGGAGCTGGAATTCGCCCACCGGTTCTTCGACCAAAGCGAGGATCCCGTAGCGATTGCCGCTGAGTTAAAAGCACGTACGTTTGGCGAAGGCTATCTCGTTCATGCAGATGGAGCAGCCATCCCTCATACCGCTCTAGATCTTGGTGTACGCTTCGGTTACGAGCTGCCCGGCGATAAATTCCGCCAGCCTTATATGGCTCGCGCCGTTCGTTTAACCTTTGAAGCGGAGAAGCTGCCCCAGCTCGGGTATCAGACGTTCGCCTGGATTCCAAGCCTTGGCGGCACCGATGCAGGCAAAGCTGGTTCGAATGAAGAGAAGACTCTTCTTAGCGGCAGCCGCGTTATCGAGAACCGCCACCTGAAGCTGACCGTAGAAGATGACGGGAGCTATGCCGTCTATCACAAGGCCAGCGGCCACACCTTCAACGGACTTGGCGTTTACGAGAACGTAGGCGATATCGGCAACGAATATATTTTCAAACAGCCTATTGGCGATAAAGCTATTACAACGAAAGGTCTCAAAGCCGCTATTCGCGTCGCCCTAGACACTCCGTATCGCGCGTCGATCGAAATCACTCATTCGCTCGCCATCCCGGCAAGCGCTGACGAACGGTTGGCCCAAGAGATCGGCACAATGGTTGAATTCCGCAACCGGAAGGCAGGACGTTCCGCCGAGCTGGCCCCGCTTGTTATCGTCACCAAGCTTAGTCTGGATCGCAACGGCAAAGGCGTACGCGTCCATGCCACAATCAACAACGGATCCAGGGATCACCGGCTGCGGGTACTTATGCCTTCCGATGCCGAAGGCTCTACACATTTTGCCGATTCGATCTTCGAAGTTGCCGAGCGCCAGACGGTGCCGTCCGCGGTATGGGAGAATCCGAGCAACTGTCAGCATTTGCAGACGTTTATCGACGTTCACGATAAAGAGAGAGGACTGACCGCTGCGGGCAAGGGCTTGAACGAATACGAAGTCCTGCAGGATGGCCGTAACACGATTGCTCTGACGCTGCTCCGCTGCGTTGGAGAACTGGGTGACTGGGGCGTGTTCCATACTCCGGATGCGCAATGCCTTGGCGCCAATGTCGCCGAATGGATGATCATCCCTTACGGCGGCGAGAACGAGCGTTTTGACGCCTACCGCGAAGCTTACCGGTTCCCGGTACCGCTAACGACGGTTGGCGCACGCTTGCAGGAGGGCGAGCTTCCTCTCTCGGAGCAATTCCTCGCCTGGAACGGAGACGGCCTTGCTTTCTCCAGTCTGAAGATCAACGAGGAGCGCGGTGACCTGATGGCCCGCTGGTACAATCTGTCGGGTGAGCCAACAACGCTTGCCGTCCAGCCGAATTCGGCTGCGGAAACCTACTTAAGCAGCATTATGGAAGATGCCGCAAGCGAGACGGAGGGCAGCAAGATTCCCGTGGAAGGCTTTAAAATCGTAACGGTTGGCATCAAGTCTTAA
- a CDS encoding cache domain-containing sensor histidine kinase, whose amino-acid sequence MYKRMIAYTLKYRLSYMMIVTNICIAILPLSVLGTIGSIAYMHTLKQNALDNMEQFVSLTNSRFDDYLKRIDQLSKAVFYNPNIQQIAISDTPWQESQSQLKNMSSYMSIDPTIKSIGLIDIKGSNLVATGQVLRKELAFLLAKNEMNAISPKIQISPPIEGTDKKQGLLAYRQVKSIYSKQYLQDIYVGVILLDIQWIQNILQTGSMGGKADLFIVNGEGDLIGSSSDRMDYEQIRSVVLRQPVDSVADIRLDGESYLYQSLPIESLNWKFIALIEKDKLFEKANFIQLTVLVVVAIAILVVAAAAVSFNVRLTHPITRLVDAFDSAASGNLDVKLKFTYKNEITVIQNHFNHMLQQIKKLTVNLLQSQQQLHQTEMDKQLFQLKGLQSQINAHFLYNVLHAIRGMSMSNAKKEVAEAIDNLVQYFRYIVRYDEYVLLRKELEHLERYIAIQKIRYGDRLQFKVDMDPSLNSRSIVKLILQPLVENSLMHGLEDKNGRWIIRIRAYAEDHAWKISVMDNGLGMTEEKLECLREEIAGIRVPPEKESAAIGQGIGLVNIHKRIQIYYGEPYGLSVRSWENKGTVVTITIPLNGKEDDDVV is encoded by the coding sequence ATGTACAAAAGAATGATTGCATACACGTTAAAATACCGCCTGAGCTATATGATGATCGTAACGAATATTTGCATTGCGATTCTTCCCCTTTCCGTGCTTGGGACAATCGGCAGCATTGCTTACATGCATACGCTAAAGCAAAATGCGCTGGACAATATGGAGCAGTTCGTCAGCCTAACGAATAGCCGCTTCGACGATTATTTGAAGCGCATCGATCAACTATCCAAAGCAGTCTTCTATAATCCCAACATTCAGCAAATCGCGATCTCGGACACGCCTTGGCAGGAATCCCAATCGCAGTTGAAAAATATGAGCTCCTATATGTCCATCGATCCGACGATAAAGTCCATTGGTCTGATTGATATCAAAGGCTCAAACCTGGTGGCTACGGGCCAGGTATTGCGCAAAGAACTGGCGTTTCTATTGGCCAAAAACGAAATGAACGCGATCAGCCCCAAAATTCAAATTTCTCCCCCAATCGAAGGGACGGATAAGAAGCAGGGTCTGCTCGCCTATAGGCAGGTAAAATCCATTTACTCGAAACAGTATCTGCAGGATATTTATGTCGGCGTTATTTTGCTGGACATTCAGTGGATTCAGAACATTCTGCAGACGGGCAGCATGGGCGGAAAAGCGGATCTGTTTATCGTCAATGGGGAGGGGGATCTGATCGGTTCCTCTTCGGACCGAATGGATTATGAACAAATCCGGTCCGTTGTCTTGCGGCAGCCCGTCGACAGCGTGGCGGATATCCGCTTGGACGGAGAAAGCTACCTGTATCAATCGCTTCCGATCGAAAGCTTGAATTGGAAGTTTATCGCGTTAATCGAGAAGGACAAGCTGTTTGAAAAGGCAAACTTCATTCAACTGACGGTACTAGTTGTGGTTGCCATCGCGATCCTAGTCGTTGCGGCAGCGGCCGTCTCGTTTAACGTCCGGCTCACCCATCCCATTACCCGGCTGGTGGATGCGTTCGACAGCGCGGCAAGCGGTAATCTGGACGTCAAACTCAAATTCACCTATAAAAACGAGATAACGGTCATACAGAACCACTTTAACCATATGCTCCAGCAGATCAAGAAGCTGACGGTGAACCTTCTTCAATCGCAGCAGCAGCTGCATCAGACCGAAATGGACAAGCAGCTATTCCAGCTAAAAGGTCTGCAAAGCCAGATTAACGCGCATTTCTTGTATAACGTGCTGCATGCGATCCGGGGAATGTCGATGTCCAACGCGAAGAAGGAAGTCGCGGAAGCGATCGATAATCTGGTCCAGTATTTCCGGTATATCGTCCGCTACGATGAATACGTCTTGCTTCGCAAGGAGCTGGAGCATCTGGAGCGGTACATCGCCATTCAAAAAATCCGTTACGGTGACCGCTTGCAGTTCAAGGTGGATATGGATCCTTCGCTGAACAGCCGCTCGATCGTAAAGCTGATTTTACAGCCCTTGGTCGAAAACTCTCTTATGCACGGTCTTGAAGATAAAAACGGCCGTTGGATTATCCGGATCCGGGCTTATGCGGAGGATCACGCATGGAAGATCAGCGTCATGGATAATGGCCTTGGGATGACCGAAGAGAAACTGGAATGCCTGCGCGAAGAGATCGCGGGCATTAGAGTACCGCCCGAGAAGGAGAGCGCCGCTATAGGCCAAGGCATCGGACTGGTCAATATTCACAAGAGAATTCAAATCTATTACGGCGAGCCGTATGGACTTAGCGTTAGAAGCTGGGAAAATAAAGGTACGGTTGTAACGATTACGATCCCTTTGAACGGTAAGGAGGATGATGACGTTGTATAA
- a CDS encoding response regulator transcription factor has product MYNLLLVDDEPWILKDMEQIIDWNAAGFSIVAKANDVNIAESLLRRMRIDVIISDIRMPGKTGLDLLAFVNRVSPSTLVMFMSAYSDFAYAKQAIEKGCYNYLLKPVNTGELLVALDSCAKRLRERERERGFQKAYDQSVMLLEWIESDLTIRQTLGRIASTGEAFKEAGQYVLMTVKSQEMLTERDLMDIDNLLESYGIGCFKCRNSPLKSTYLLGLPLLPAKTLRNLYREASREVSARGWDAGISRIGSAEHGVHRLYQQSNAMADTPSLNGRNGIYRYKQHVNAAVPALKAQIGKATRLEHLEAALYDIQKGIQRGRIHLIGLAELYNLFVISLSGLIPSGSAVEEDFITSQDLLIYYGKPQDLLEEMMQSIEEHKRRPGEVNALPIVEEVTRDLDRMYAHRISLKEMAQKYYISPNYLSHMFKQEKGQSFIHYLIHKRLEAAVSLLKKDIPLYEVGKLVGYDDYAQFSKLFKKHLGMSPLEYRQRKNA; this is encoded by the coding sequence TTGTATAATTTGCTTCTGGTAGACGACGAGCCTTGGATTTTGAAAGACATGGAACAAATTATCGATTGGAACGCCGCGGGCTTCAGCATCGTTGCCAAGGCGAATGATGTCAATATCGCCGAAAGCCTGCTTCGCCGCATGCGAATCGACGTTATTATCAGCGATATCCGCATGCCGGGCAAGACCGGCCTGGATCTGCTGGCCTTCGTAAATCGGGTGTCGCCCAGCACATTGGTTATGTTTATGAGCGCCTACAGCGATTTCGCTTATGCCAAGCAGGCGATAGAAAAAGGCTGCTACAACTATTTGCTGAAGCCCGTTAATACGGGGGAGCTGCTGGTTGCGCTGGACAGCTGCGCGAAGCGGCTTCGGGAACGGGAACGGGAGCGCGGATTCCAGAAGGCGTACGACCAGTCCGTCATGCTGCTGGAATGGATTGAGAGCGATTTGACGATCCGGCAGACTCTTGGCCGTATTGCTTCCACCGGAGAAGCCTTTAAAGAGGCAGGGCAGTATGTTCTGATGACGGTCAAAAGCCAAGAGATGCTGACGGAGAGGGATTTGATGGATATCGACAATCTGCTCGAATCATACGGAATCGGCTGCTTCAAGTGCCGGAACAGCCCGCTCAAATCCACGTATTTGCTCGGTCTCCCCTTGCTCCCGGCCAAGACGCTCCGCAATCTATACCGGGAAGCGAGCCGCGAGGTATCCGCCCGCGGCTGGGATGCGGGGATAAGCCGTATCGGCTCGGCCGAGCATGGCGTGCATCGGCTGTACCAGCAATCCAATGCAATGGCGGATACGCCTAGTTTAAACGGAAGAAACGGTATTTACCGGTATAAGCAGCATGTCAATGCCGCCGTTCCGGCGCTGAAAGCGCAGATCGGCAAAGCAACGAGACTAGAGCATCTGGAAGCGGCCTTGTACGACATCCAGAAGGGAATTCAGCGCGGACGGATTCATTTGATCGGCTTAGCCGAGCTATATAATCTGTTTGTTATTTCGCTGTCCGGCCTCATCCCATCCGGGAGTGCGGTGGAAGAAGACTTCATTACTTCGCAGGATCTTCTCATTTATTACGGGAAGCCGCAGGATCTACTGGAAGAGATGATGCAATCCATCGAAGAGCACAAGAGGAGACCGGGCGAAGTTAATGCCCTCCCGATTGTCGAGGAGGTTACTCGCGATCTGGACCGCATGTACGCGCACCGGATCTCGCTGAAGGAGATGGCGCAGAAATACTATATCAGCCCCAACTATCTAAGCCATATGTTCAAACAGGAGAAGGGTCAGAGCTTTATCCACTATTTGATTCACAAAAGGCTGGAGGCGGCCGTTTCCTTGCTGAAAAAGGATATTCCTCTGTATGAGGTGGGCAAGCTGGTCGGTTACGATGATTACGCCCAGTTCAGCAAGCTGTTCAAGAAGCATCTCGGCATGTCGCCTCTGGAGTACAGGCAACGGAAAAACGCTTAG
- a CDS encoding ABC transporter permease — protein sequence MDSSLAKAISNAGKVKSTAGSELRKRIIGYRMLYVMLLPAIAFLLIFNYIPMYGATIAFKDFWITKGIMGSPWVGLEHFQKIFDTDKFWEVFRNTIEINLLRLVFGFPAPIILAILLNEVRQKFLKRSIQTIIYLPHFVSWVTIAGIIFSLLSTDGLVNKVVVAIGGEPINFLTNNQMFRPLLIISGIWKEAGWGTIIYMAALAGVNPNLFEAAMVDGANRFKQAMYITLPSLLPIISILLILNFGSMMTGGFDQVFNLYNTMVYKSGDVIDTYVYRIGLTQGEYSMATAIGLFLNVINFTLLMIVNYVSKKLSGQGIY from the coding sequence ATGGATTCAAGTTTGGCCAAGGCCATTTCAAATGCAGGCAAGGTCAAATCAACTGCCGGAAGCGAGCTGCGCAAGCGGATAATAGGCTATAGAATGCTTTATGTCATGCTGCTGCCGGCTATCGCGTTCCTTCTTATTTTCAACTACATTCCGATGTACGGGGCGACAATCGCCTTCAAGGACTTCTGGATAACGAAGGGGATTATGGGGAGTCCGTGGGTGGGGCTGGAGCACTTTCAGAAAATATTCGATACGGACAAGTTCTGGGAAGTATTCCGCAATACCATTGAGATTAATTTGCTGCGTCTCGTGTTTGGATTCCCGGCGCCTATCATTCTGGCGATTCTGCTAAATGAGGTCAGGCAAAAGTTTCTCAAGCGATCCATTCAAACGATTATTTATTTACCGCATTTTGTTTCCTGGGTAACCATTGCAGGCATTATTTTCTCCCTTCTCTCCACCGATGGACTGGTTAACAAAGTGGTCGTTGCCATAGGCGGGGAGCCGATCAACTTCCTGACGAATAACCAGATGTTCCGTCCTTTGTTAATCATTTCGGGGATTTGGAAGGAAGCCGGGTGGGGCACGATCATCTACATGGCGGCGCTCGCCGGCGTGAATCCGAATCTATTCGAAGCGGCCATGGTCGATGGCGCGAATCGGTTCAAACAGGCCATGTACATTACCCTTCCGAGTCTGCTTCCGATCATTTCCATCCTGCTTATACTGAACTTCGGCAGCATGATGACCGGCGGTTTCGATCAAGTATTCAACCTGTACAACACGATGGTGTACAAGAGCGGCGACGTCATTGACACCTATGTGTACCGGATCGGCCTGACGCAAGGCGAATACAGTATGGCGACCGCAATCGGGCTTTTCCTCAACGTCATCAACTTCACGCTTCTGATGATCGTGAATTACGTTTCCAAGAAGCTGAGCGGGCAAGGCATTTATTAA
- a CDS encoding cache domain-containing sensor histidine kinase: protein MRKVSFRLASSFRNRMIFIFLLIIIVPFLLFAYYSHIKSIEGISETNTKMTMSYLLQAKKNFEIYLNNLNEQVNEVIGNKSIQDLLYKEPVDEQDEESFAVNMLTALYHATPVIDAFRVKVYPINPTKYPSYMRSIDESVRIGDQYWFQRSKATVEPTWYLTMPKQGKYAKPLLTYVKRFTGLYDSKQRGLIATDLSDDFLERYFSPSDQLKDQKLLLVNDKGIVHYDSAVNEWTGQPFPSESFISYMKKSDAGSQSIAIGGQTYLATYVTMANHPWTIVSLTPLKELTGAMDEINRVLIIFLIVYLLCCFSVVIYLTVTYTQPIAHLVRLMRKLEADNLHYLSPWSSRKDEVGWLYRSVGNMVHRIDGLVKEAARSERNKKALEFQVLSHQINPHFLYNTLESIRWKAENHGRSDISEMVSALGNLLRLSLNQGKEITTLKREFDQVKAYVAIEQARMGKTVRIMYACDEETLELPFLRLLLQPLVENAIQHSVRDNFDKGKIMIAARQEVDDIVIDIADNGKGIPQHVLDQLEQAEEPSGGKFSPSRRGVGLRNVNDRLQLYFGEAYKLKIVTGPEIGTKITLRHPVLKEGQELDSTFE from the coding sequence ATGAGAAAAGTTTCGTTTCGGCTGGCGTCGTCCTTCCGCAATCGTATGATTTTTATCTTTTTGCTGATCATCATTGTCCCGTTCCTGCTCTTCGCCTACTATTCCCATATCAAGTCGATTGAGGGGATATCCGAGACGAATACAAAGATGACGATGAGCTATCTGCTTCAGGCGAAGAAGAACTTCGAAATCTATTTAAATAATTTGAATGAACAGGTCAACGAGGTTATCGGCAATAAAAGCATCCAGGACTTACTATACAAGGAGCCCGTTGACGAGCAGGATGAGGAATCGTTTGCGGTTAATATGCTGACGGCTCTCTATCATGCCACGCCGGTTATTGATGCCTTCCGGGTAAAGGTGTATCCGATAAATCCAACGAAGTACCCTTCGTATATGCGGTCTATCGATGAATCCGTGAGAATTGGCGACCAGTATTGGTTCCAGCGTTCAAAAGCAACGGTAGAGCCGACCTGGTACCTGACCATGCCGAAGCAGGGGAAATACGCAAAGCCGCTGCTCACTTACGTGAAACGATTTACCGGATTGTATGATTCCAAGCAGCGGGGGCTTATTGCAACGGATCTGTCCGACGATTTCCTGGAGCGGTATTTCTCCCCGTCGGATCAGCTCAAGGATCAGAAGCTGCTGCTGGTGAACGATAAAGGCATTGTGCATTACGATTCGGCCGTCAATGAATGGACCGGTCAGCCGTTCCCCTCGGAGTCTTTCATCAGCTATATGAAAAAAAGCGACGCCGGCTCGCAGTCTATCGCTATCGGCGGGCAAACCTACCTGGCAACCTACGTGACGATGGCCAACCATCCGTGGACGATTGTCAGTTTAACTCCGCTGAAAGAGCTGACCGGTGCCATGGATGAAATTAACCGTGTCCTTATTATTTTTCTGATCGTGTATTTGTTGTGCTGCTTCAGTGTGGTCATCTATCTGACCGTAACGTATACGCAGCCGATTGCCCATCTTGTCCGCCTGATGCGCAAGCTGGAAGCGGATAATCTCCATTATTTATCGCCATGGTCCTCCCGCAAGGATGAGGTTGGCTGGCTGTACCGGAGCGTAGGCAATATGGTGCACCGGATTGACGGGCTTGTGAAGGAGGCTGCGCGTTCGGAACGCAACAAGAAGGCGCTGGAATTCCAGGTGCTCAGCCATCAGATCAATCCGCATTTCCTGTACAACACGCTCGAGTCGATCCGGTGGAAGGCGGAAAATCACGGCCGGAGCGATATAAGCGAGATGGTATCGGCGCTTGGCAATCTGCTTCGCCTCAGTCTTAACCAAGGGAAAGAGATCACCACGCTGAAGCGGGAATTCGATCAGGTGAAAGCCTACGTGGCGATTGAGCAGGCACGGATGGGCAAGACTGTCCGGATCATGTACGCTTGCGATGAGGAAACGCTGGAGCTTCCGTTCCTTCGGCTGCTCTTGCAGCCTCTTGTGGAGAATGCGATCCAGCATAGCGTGAGGGATAACTTCGACAAAGGGAAAATCATGATTGCCGCAAGGCAAGAAGTGGATGATATTGTTATTGATATCGCCGATAATGGGAAAGGTATTCCGCAGCATGTCCTCGACCAGCTTGAGCAGGCGGAGGAACCGTCAGGCGGCAAGTTCTCGCCATCGCGCAGAGGCGTGGGACTGCGTAACGTGAATGACCGGTTGCAGCTGTATTTTGGCGAGGCTTATAAGCTGAAGATTGTGACGGGACCGGAGATCGGAACCAAAATTACGTTAAGGCATCCGGTGCTGAAGGAAGGCCAAGAGCTGGATTCGACCTTTGAGTGA
- a CDS encoding ABC transporter substrate-binding protein codes for MNNRRYVIGGLLLTLTLVLAACSGYTPESSAKSPEPTPVTLRLLTWADDRYQQLYDMFHKKYPWITIEPVKVEANEKDITAKIKELQKAGTPADLAWIDGDLLAYEEKGLLENLKPYMDKDSSFQDKVLPEGYFDTMNFRGRRLAVPFVDVPMWIVVNKDLLAKHGVEMPPNSWTFDDFRSIAKQVTDPAQGEYGLTTSNEFVMRLLPLKAAADGHAANLAYLNEGMTQSLLDTPAVLDDVRWLADFVREDGSMLSWSKAKEQHDIARNFMNGKTAFEVGGDWLLPRLKRDAKFNWDIMPFPRGKLNQYSFHIYGPLALLSGSEHKDEAYKWISFQFELEAQKWKIDEGANASVIDPELTDYIDKAPIWQGRNIEAVKMTKDNGLVLPGATIPGFSEYNWVNMINEIVFNGYDIEHLIPETVSWNKETLQLREQWKQQTVQ; via the coding sequence TTGAATAACAGACGTTACGTTATTGGAGGTTTACTCCTGACGCTTACTCTGGTTCTTGCTGCCTGCTCCGGCTATACACCAGAGTCTTCCGCTAAGTCTCCGGAGCCAACTCCCGTTACGCTCAGGCTGCTTACTTGGGCGGATGACCGTTACCAGCAGCTGTACGATATGTTCCATAAGAAGTATCCCTGGATTACGATTGAGCCGGTTAAGGTAGAAGCGAACGAGAAGGACATTACGGCGAAAATAAAAGAGCTGCAGAAGGCCGGAACACCTGCCGACCTAGCTTGGATTGACGGAGATCTGCTCGCCTATGAGGAAAAAGGGCTGTTGGAAAATTTGAAGCCTTATATGGATAAAGACTCCTCCTTCCAGGATAAAGTGCTTCCCGAAGGCTACTTCGATACGATGAATTTCCGCGGGCGCAGATTAGCGGTGCCATTCGTTGACGTGCCGATGTGGATTGTCGTAAACAAGGATTTACTGGCCAAGCATGGAGTGGAAATGCCGCCAAACAGCTGGACCTTTGATGACTTCCGCTCCATTGCGAAGCAGGTGACCGACCCTGCGCAAGGCGAATACGGACTTACGACCAGCAATGAATTCGTCATGCGCCTGCTCCCGCTTAAGGCGGCGGCCGACGGCCATGCGGCAAATCTGGCTTATTTGAACGAAGGCATGACGCAAAGCCTGCTCGATACGCCGGCCGTTCTGGACGATGTGCGATGGCTGGCCGATTTTGTGAGGGAAGACGGCTCCATGCTCTCGTGGTCCAAGGCCAAGGAGCAGCATGATATCGCGCGCAATTTCATGAATGGCAAGACGGCCTTCGAAGTCGGAGGCGACTGGCTGCTGCCGCGTCTGAAGCGGGATGCGAAATTTAACTGGGACATTATGCCCTTTCCGCGCGGGAAGCTAAACCAGTATTCCTTCCACATCTACGGACCGCTGGCTCTGCTCAGCGGATCGGAGCATAAGGACGAAGCGTACAAATGGATCAGCTTCCAGTTCGAGCTGGAAGCGCAGAAATGGAAGATCGACGAAGGCGCCAACGCTTCCGTTATTGATCCGGAGCTGACCGATTATATCGACAAAGCTCCGATCTGGCAGGGCCGTAATATCGAAGCGGTCAAGATGACCAAAGACAACGGCCTTGTCCTTCCTGGCGCGACCATCCCCGGCTTCTCCGAATACAACTGGGTCAACATGATCAACGAGATCGTGTTCAACGGTTACGATATCGAGCATCTGATTCCGGAGACTGTAAGCTGGAACAAGGAAACACTGCAGCTTCGCGAGCAGTGGAAACAGCAAACGGTTCAATAG